A window from Aliamphritea hakodatensis encodes these proteins:
- a CDS encoding calcium-binding protein gives MAYIFTLQQQETIEALKLAVETDSNRNYSEVYQYIADILFHREEMLSGSGNHVVYGPSLADQDPAIREVALWFAGAAQVNAGEGAFSVLIREYTDYQLQLRNPNWTTLSSEQQKSLMQAASNRVAENALEDLINNRNWELPTLDSIAKEDAVGTGEILFDYLDVTDSAHSKAQNSAWSGALLFSMLDATDTPSSEQSWRLLGTESDSQLDTLADFRDVIFAYTSFIYAFNKMSVAGSIFDGSDDISIGLQTYIADPFFAGPTAESVLDNMTNGDAADSAIDFIRYHGPEFLLSKLAALMGVEFTASTSPESLAQQAQFLFTHITSNDQLSLSFKRLEGSEDFAVLAQQNNEEGQAYRYALVNLLPFVVTGNSSLYSQHNQNGELDLESFAAEYLDDRAQMLEGYLAIKKAGTNFVPTNSDISWANDSILFHDLDTGIYFSTWSARSDFSPSLSYPSEGSGVQRKIFGSKENSNILTGAEKDDHLYGGTVDDTLIGKEGADKLYGGDGIDRLFSSDELNVDDNAVDVLAGGKGDDIYYMAGGDIAKDTEGNDVYIINSESANGQRIVIEDTNNVGSIILNNERVTYAVSKSNSDNSWLFSTNTLSLLGTSLIITDSYGNEVEIKNFSSGDLGITLDIEIDNTPEDIIIENTYTGDNSSPTADYIRASDNNDKVVSGDLNDTVLSLQGDDIVEAGDGNDFVDGFTGDDQLYGEAGNDHIFGGLGKDTIYGGVGNDRIILDLNDGHRGSGEEFADGGEGDDWISGGAGKDVIYGGTGDNNLFGGSGADIIKAGDGDDVISGDGYAILSSGEGKISGRLQTDYTDLTDNYNDQIDAGDGNNEVFGGAGADVITTGAGNDAIHADKEDASLYGGTYSVDFATLAEVLHGNDTINSGAGNDEILAGGGNDFVNAGDGDDTVWGDDFAEVTSGGNDIIYAGSGRDLVYGGKKSDHIYGGSGNDSLYGNEGSDFIYAGTENDVVHGNEGSDFLYGEAGDDTLEGHDGNDLLVGGRGVDHLNGGAGRDTYRFERGDAVVINDISDNIIDTAGEGNKIIFGAGIDVNDINIKVFGNDLYLTYFDEGLLISDGFKGVIDSYLFDSSGITFSYRELFSKRHTDFFSISGTSEADDLFGGAGSSLLRGGDGNDTLSSGHGQGELLGEGGDDLLVGNIADDSLHGGMGNDFLKGGDGNDTLNGGEGSDVYFFDSGFGHDVINNDDMTDSIDVILFGKNILPDAVVASRVNDDLRLQVDDDSITVLGFFSASMQNNQVINEVRFSNGVIWSTAQIGAMILQGSEADDTLNGYFGDDHLSGSGGNDSLKGFAGNDVLEGGAGSDNLSGGEGSDSYHFSLGFGHDVINNEDSLSDSVDRIVFDESIAPSDVSLSRANNDLVIKVATDQINVTNFFLSSMRSDYLLDEIQFSDGTRWGSQDIAQIVLTPTDNNDELHGYDTNDVIAGAAGDDDIYGHEGNDTLRGDAGADVLYGGAGQDSLEGGEDNDTLYGGADADQLYGNEGDDRLEGDSGNDELDGGEGRDHLVGGDGDDTLRGGLGNDILAGGTGNNTFFYAKGDGRDSIFNAHEGQSTLILSGIALSEVQIRRSSTSMVLSFLGSPGDQIDLRNMFSGLSNTTYMPQSGLSISLDNQPPIYFSPEVLADLMVKGSVNDDDIDGTSLSDHAEGFAGNDVISTGDGDDILDGGTGNDSLSGGDGNDHLIGANGEDRLYGGNDDDRLDGGDGNDGLVGDRGNDSLNGGGGDDLLSGGRGDDQYYIAASDGNDQIDDDSGLDQLIFSDVLPTDLLLRRDGFNLVVRNTASGSVINISEQFTDIAGQPGAKAIESFVFSDNTVWSFDDIAVAATAGTSANDVIHAHATSDIIDAGDGNDEVFSGGGDDTVRGGKGNDTLHGESGNDKLYGGDNNDILIAGDGDDYLQGDGGKDELQGGDGNDTLKGNGGSDKLYGGSGDDKLYGGGGNDELYAQWGDDKLYGGNGHDILNGNLGGVDQRLFGQEGNDTLVGQGKLYGGNGDDVIQGIGLLSGDAGNDTLTVRQDYTNGNNINSLFGGDGDDTLIASEQTWGNVSVELTGGKGNDLLFGSYADDTYYFNLGDGSDRIIETRNGGSYSNITPSNDRLIFGAGITSTMLSAERQSNDLLLKVGDSDDSILIERWFQESTDHFKLNQFVFDDGTVLTDADIENIAVTIGTAMGDSLLGYRQLDEVIQAGEGDDQVWGRAGNDQLYGDDGNDILDGGDGNDSLDGGAGNDQLKGGLGDDVYITGSGNDTIVIDANGGHDTIDVKAGGSNGIIFGAGLTADRLDFSQEGDDLLIKVDDGSTQTIRVTDHFLGGEAAIDWLRPSGSNALTASQINQLIIDAANGNEGNEGSGDEGSGNGTTGNFDTVVVGSTAGEQLLGTNGTNLIQGLDGNDQIFGFAGNDQLEGGSGDDRLYGGNGSRTNSGDDVLIGGEGNDILVGEDGNDRLEGGAGNDHYYYYAGTGKDEIIDAEDGQDILFFNDVAPDRLSYHQDGSDLIVLVDGDLEQQVRVKDHFLGGNHEIMVQPNGGYTQTAAAIANQLTALPGTDNSSGEDPDTGSGTDTGNGDTGTDGGDGNSQPGDTSQPAEPGTDLSGDDTVTGTANAEVLVSGSGNDTLSGLAGNDRLIGGTGDDVYIIGAANGLDTVIDSEGQNIIRFVDGIGFNDVASGLVKSGNDLILRISGSATNQVRIANFFTVANTIEKLEFEVGGQITAAQLYGAFGSAAPTATLTSGELMFGDGQANTLTGDTANDMLFGGRGDDTLQGNAGDDQLFGGAGDDVYLIGASHGKDTIIDTEGTNIIRFIDGIGFNDVASGLMKSGNDLILRVGSGGDQVKIESFFSVANTINKLEFETGGQITAAQLYGVFGAAAPTATTITYDALTGVITGTAGNDTLNGSDGNDQLSGNAGNDTLDGGAGDDRYLFGKDDGQDVIAQNDADGNDTLVFDGNIATDELWFSRQGEDLQINIAGTDDQVTVDNWYTNDGAQLDEIEVGSSVLRNSQVNQLVNAMAAYSVPEGDGGVIAQSTKDALQPVLTQVWETR, from the coding sequence ATGGCTTATATCTTTACATTACAACAACAAGAAACGATTGAAGCTTTGAAACTGGCAGTAGAGACTGACTCTAATCGAAATTATTCTGAAGTGTATCAGTATATCGCTGATATATTATTTCATCGTGAGGAAATGTTAAGCGGCAGTGGTAATCATGTAGTTTATGGACCTTCATTGGCGGATCAGGATCCGGCTATTCGTGAAGTGGCGCTCTGGTTTGCAGGTGCAGCACAGGTTAATGCTGGCGAAGGTGCTTTTTCTGTATTGATTCGAGAGTATACGGATTATCAGTTGCAATTGCGTAATCCGAATTGGACGACTCTTTCTTCTGAGCAGCAAAAAAGTTTAATGCAGGCAGCATCAAACAGGGTCGCGGAAAATGCTTTAGAAGATTTAATAAATAATAGGAATTGGGAGTTACCTACTTTAGATTCCATTGCGAAAGAAGATGCAGTTGGTACCGGTGAGATACTTTTCGATTACCTGGATGTAACCGATTCTGCACATTCGAAAGCTCAAAATAGTGCTTGGTCGGGCGCTCTGCTGTTTTCCATGCTGGATGCTACTGATACTCCATCTAGTGAGCAAAGCTGGCGTTTATTGGGGACTGAGTCAGATAGCCAGCTAGATACTCTTGCTGATTTCAGAGATGTAATTTTTGCCTACACATCATTTATTTATGCATTTAATAAAATGTCAGTAGCTGGATCTATTTTTGATGGTAGCGATGATATAAGTATTGGGTTACAAACTTATATCGCAGACCCTTTTTTTGCTGGACCAACTGCGGAATCAGTATTAGATAACATGACTAATGGTGATGCTGCTGATAGTGCTATTGATTTTATACGGTATCATGGGCCTGAATTCCTGTTGTCGAAGTTAGCTGCTTTAATGGGTGTTGAATTTACGGCATCAACGTCACCAGAAAGTCTTGCGCAGCAGGCTCAATTCTTATTCACCCATATTACTTCGAATGATCAACTATCGTTGTCGTTTAAAAGACTAGAAGGAAGTGAAGACTTTGCCGTGTTAGCACAACAAAATAATGAAGAAGGACAGGCGTATCGATACGCCTTAGTCAATCTTCTGCCTTTTGTCGTTACCGGAAACTCCAGTCTTTATTCTCAGCATAATCAAAACGGCGAGCTGGATCTGGAGAGCTTTGCGGCAGAATATCTTGATGATCGTGCTCAAATGCTCGAAGGTTATCTTGCGATTAAAAAAGCAGGAACAAATTTTGTACCTACCAATTCTGATATCTCATGGGCTAATGATTCAATATTGTTCCATGATCTTGATACAGGTATTTATTTTTCAACATGGTCTGCGAGATCTGATTTTAGCCCTAGTCTTTCATATCCCTCTGAAGGTTCTGGAGTACAAAGAAAAATTTTTGGTAGTAAAGAAAATTCTAATATTTTAACGGGTGCTGAAAAAGATGATCACCTTTATGGTGGCACTGTTGATGACACCCTAATTGGAAAAGAAGGAGCTGATAAGCTATACGGTGGTGACGGAATTGATAGATTATTTAGTTCTGATGAGCTAAATGTAGATGATAATGCTGTTGATGTTTTAGCTGGCGGGAAAGGCGATGATATTTACTATATGGCTGGCGGTGATATTGCTAAAGACACCGAAGGTAATGATGTTTACATCATTAATTCAGAATCAGCAAATGGCCAAAGAATCGTTATTGAAGATACTAATAATGTAGGTTCGATAATACTTAATAATGAACGTGTTACTTATGCTGTTAGTAAGTCAAATTCAGATAACTCTTGGTTGTTTAGTACGAATACTCTTAGCCTTTTAGGAACCTCTCTTATTATCACTGATTCCTATGGTAACGAAGTTGAGATTAAAAACTTCAGTAGCGGTGACTTAGGCATTACTCTTGACATAGAGATTGATAACACCCCAGAAGATATCATCATTGAAAATACTTATACAGGTGATAACTCAAGCCCGACAGCGGACTACATTAGGGCAAGTGATAATAATGACAAAGTCGTTTCTGGCGATTTGAATGATACTGTTTTATCTCTTCAAGGAGATGACATAGTAGAAGCTGGTGATGGCAATGACTTCGTTGATGGGTTTACAGGTGATGACCAGCTCTATGGTGAGGCGGGAAATGATCATATTTTCGGTGGTTTAGGAAAGGATACGATTTACGGTGGTGTTGGTAATGATCGCATTATCTTAGATCTTAATGATGGTCACAGAGGTTCTGGAGAAGAGTTTGCTGATGGTGGTGAGGGTGACGACTGGATCAGTGGTGGCGCAGGTAAAGATGTTATCTATGGAGGTACTGGTGACAATAATCTGTTCGGTGGGTCTGGAGCGGATATTATCAAAGCCGGTGATGGTGATGACGTTATTAGTGGCGATGGTTACGCCATATTATCAAGCGGCGAAGGGAAAATTTCTGGAAGATTGCAAACAGACTATACCGACCTCACTGACAATTATAACGATCAGATTGATGCGGGGGATGGTAATAATGAAGTTTTTGGTGGTGCAGGAGCCGATGTAATAACAACGGGGGCCGGTAATGATGCAATCCATGCTGATAAAGAAGATGCAAGCTTATATGGAGGCACGTACAGCGTTGATTTTGCTACTTTAGCAGAGGTTCTTCATGGTAACGATACTATCAATTCTGGTGCGGGCAATGACGAAATTCTTGCTGGCGGTGGTAATGACTTTGTAAATGCCGGAGATGGTGATGACACCGTATGGGGGGATGACTTCGCAGAAGTTACTTCCGGCGGTAACGATATTATTTACGCAGGTTCGGGTCGTGATCTTGTTTATGGCGGTAAGAAAAGTGACCATATTTATGGCGGTTCCGGAAATGATTCTTTGTATGGAAATGAAGGGTCTGATTTCATTTATGCTGGTACAGAAAATGATGTTGTTCACGGTAATGAAGGCTCAGACTTCTTATACGGTGAGGCGGGAGACGATACTCTTGAGGGGCACGATGGTAATGATTTATTAGTAGGTGGTAGAGGGGTTGATCATCTGAATGGCGGTGCAGGGCGTGATACTTATCGCTTTGAACGTGGCGATGCGGTTGTTATTAATGACATTTCAGACAATATTATTGATACAGCAGGTGAAGGAAACAAAATAATTTTTGGTGCTGGAATAGATGTTAATGATATTAATATAAAGGTTTTTGGAAACGACCTTTACCTTACATATTTTGATGAAGGTTTACTTATTTCTGATGGTTTTAAAGGAGTTATTGACAGTTATTTATTTGACTCCTCTGGAATTACCTTTTCTTACCGTGAGCTTTTTAGTAAGCGTCATACCGATTTTTTTAGTATTTCGGGCACAAGCGAAGCTGATGATTTATTTGGTGGTGCAGGATCTAGTTTATTACGGGGGGGAGATGGTAATGACACTCTATCGTCAGGCCATGGTCAAGGTGAATTATTAGGCGAAGGGGGGGATGACTTACTTGTTGGTAATATTGCTGATGATTCACTTCATGGTGGTATGGGTAATGATTTTTTAAAGGGTGGAGATGGTAATGACACCCTTAATGGAGGAGAAGGTAGTGATGTTTACTTCTTTGACTCGGGTTTTGGGCATGATGTTATTAATAACGATGACATGACTGACAGTATTGATGTGATTCTCTTTGGGAAAAACATTTTGCCCGATGCTGTTGTTGCAAGCCGTGTTAATGATGATCTAAGGCTGCAGGTAGATGATGATTCCATCACAGTTTTAGGCTTTTTCAGTGCATCAATGCAAAATAATCAAGTTATTAATGAAGTACGTTTCTCAAATGGAGTTATCTGGAGTACGGCGCAAATTGGCGCCATGATATTACAAGGCTCAGAAGCAGACGATACCTTGAATGGCTATTTTGGTGATGATCATCTTTCTGGTTCAGGTGGTAATGATTCATTAAAAGGTTTTGCTGGAAACGACGTGTTAGAAGGGGGCGCAGGAAGCGACAACCTCTCAGGTGGTGAAGGAAGCGACAGTTATCATTTTAGCCTCGGTTTCGGTCATGATGTCATTAATAATGAGGATTCGCTAAGTGACAGTGTAGATCGCATTGTATTTGATGAATCGATTGCACCTTCTGACGTTTCTCTCAGTCGCGCTAATAATGATCTGGTCATTAAAGTTGCTACGGACCAGATTAACGTGACTAACTTCTTTTTATCATCGATGAGGAGTGATTATTTATTAGATGAAATTCAGTTTAGCGATGGTACCCGTTGGGGTAGTCAGGACATTGCTCAGATTGTACTGACTCCAACGGACAATAATGATGAGCTTCATGGTTATGATACGAATGATGTGATTGCTGGAGCAGCAGGTGATGATGATATATACGGACACGAAGGCAATGACACTTTGCGTGGTGATGCAGGCGCGGACGTTTTATATGGTGGTGCAGGTCAAGACTCACTAGAAGGTGGTGAAGATAACGATACTCTTTATGGTGGTGCCGATGCGGATCAGCTTTACGGTAATGAAGGTGATGACCGTTTAGAAGGTGATAGTGGAAATGATGAGCTTGATGGTGGAGAGGGGCGGGATCACCTCGTCGGCGGTGATGGTGACGATACGCTTCGAGGCGGTTTAGGGAATGACATTCTAGCCGGGGGGACAGGTAACAACACCTTCTTTTATGCTAAGGGCGATGGGCGTGACTCAATTTTCAACGCTCACGAGGGACAGAGTACGCTTATCCTGTCCGGCATTGCTTTATCAGAGGTGCAAATCAGACGTTCATCAACAAGCATGGTTCTTAGCTTCTTAGGCTCCCCAGGTGATCAGATCGACTTAAGGAATATGTTCTCAGGGTTGTCGAATACGACTTACATGCCACAAAGTGGGCTTTCTATTAGTTTAGATAATCAGCCTCCAATTTACTTCTCGCCAGAAGTCTTAGCTGATTTGATGGTAAAAGGTTCTGTGAACGATGATGATATTGACGGTACTTCACTCAGCGATCATGCAGAAGGTTTTGCTGGCAATGACGTTATCAGCACTGGTGATGGAGATGATATTCTTGATGGTGGTACTGGCAATGATTCATTAAGTGGGGGTGATGGAAATGATCACCTGATCGGAGCAAACGGGGAAGACCGCTTATATGGCGGTAATGATGATGACCGTCTTGATGGCGGTGACGGAAATGATGGCCTTGTTGGCGATAGAGGCAATGATTCACTGAACGGTGGGGGAGGTGATGATTTACTCAGCGGGGGCCGGGGTGACGATCAATATTATATCGCTGCCTCTGATGGTAATGATCAGATAGATGATGACTCGGGACTTGATCAGCTTATTTTTTCTGATGTTTTGCCAACAGATCTTTTGTTACGTAGAGATGGATTTAACTTAGTGGTAAGGAATACGGCTAGTGGTTCGGTGATTAATATCTCTGAGCAATTTACCGATATAGCCGGTCAGCCAGGAGCTAAAGCAATAGAGTCTTTTGTGTTTTCTGATAATACAGTTTGGTCATTTGATGATATCGCCGTTGCTGCTACAGCAGGCACATCGGCTAATGATGTTATCCACGCCCATGCCACTTCAGACATCATTGATGCTGGTGATGGAAATGATGAAGTCTTTAGTGGTGGTGGTGATGATACTGTCCGTGGAGGAAAAGGGAATGATACTCTTCATGGTGAGTCAGGAAATGACAAATTGTACGGTGGTGATAATAACGACATTTTGATTGCCGGTGATGGCGATGATTACCTTCAAGGTGATGGTGGTAAAGACGAGCTTCAGGGTGGGGATGGCAATGACACTCTGAAAGGAAACGGCGGCTCAGATAAGCTTTATGGAGGTAGTGGCGATGACAAACTTTATGGAGGAGGGGGTAATGATGAACTTTACGCCCAGTGGGGAGATGACAAACTGTACGGCGGTAATGGCCACGATATTCTAAATGGAAATTTAGGCGGAGTAGACCAGCGTCTTTTTGGTCAGGAGGGGAATGATACTCTTGTTGGACAAGGAAAACTCTATGGTGGTAATGGTGATGATGTTATTCAAGGTATTGGTTTATTAAGCGGTGATGCTGGTAACGATACGTTAACTGTTCGACAGGATTACACTAACGGCAATAATATTAACAGTTTGTTCGGTGGTGATGGAGACGACACGCTGATAGCCAGCGAACAAACATGGGGTAACGTGTCCGTTGAGCTAACAGGAGGCAAAGGTAATGATTTGCTATTTGGTTCTTATGCTGATGATACGTATTACTTCAATCTGGGTGACGGCTCTGATCGTATCATTGAAACGCGAAACGGTGGGAGTTATAGCAATATAACCCCTTCCAATGACCGTTTAATCTTTGGTGCGGGCATAACGTCTACAATGCTTTCTGCAGAAAGACAGAGTAATGATTTACTTCTTAAAGTCGGAGATTCGGATGATAGCATTCTTATTGAACGTTGGTTCCAAGAGTCTACAGATCATTTCAAATTAAACCAGTTTGTTTTTGACGATGGCACTGTGCTTACTGATGCTGATATCGAAAATATTGCTGTAACGATTGGTACTGCTATGGGAGATTCGCTCTTAGGTTACCGTCAACTTGATGAAGTCATTCAGGCAGGAGAAGGTGATGATCAGGTCTGGGGGCGTGCCGGTAACGATCAACTGTATGGTGATGATGGTAATGACATCCTTGACGGGGGGGATGGTAATGACAGCCTTGATGGCGGTGCAGGAAATGACCAGCTAAAAGGTGGTCTCGGCGATGATGTTTATATTACTGGCAGTGGTAACGATACTATTGTTATTGATGCTAATGGTGGCCATGACACGATAGATGTTAAAGCCGGTGGTTCTAACGGCATTATCTTTGGTGCTGGCCTTACTGCTGACCGTCTCGACTTTAGCCAGGAGGGTGATGATTTACTTATTAAAGTTGATGATGGCAGTACTCAAACTATCCGTGTGACAGATCACTTTTTAGGTGGAGAAGCTGCTATCGATTGGCTACGCCCTTCAGGTTCAAATGCTTTAACGGCATCTCAGATTAATCAACTTATTATCGATGCCGCTAACGGTAATGAAGGAAATGAAGGTTCAGGTGACGAAGGTTCTGGTAATGGAACTACTGGCAATTTTGACACTGTGGTTGTTGGTTCTACCGCTGGTGAACAGTTATTAGGAACCAACGGTACGAACCTGATTCAGGGCCTTGATGGTAACGATCAGATCTTTGGTTTTGCCGGTAATGATCAGTTAGAAGGCGGCAGTGGTGATGACCGTTTATACGGTGGTAACGGTTCTCGCACGAACTCTGGTGATGATGTTCTGATTGGCGGTGAGGGTAACGACATTCTGGTGGGTGAAGATGGTAATGACCGTCTTGAAGGTGGTGCCGGCAACGATCATTACTATTACTACGCAGGTACCGGTAAAGATGAAATCATTGATGCTGAAGATGGCCAGGATATTCTCTTCTTTAATGACGTAGCACCTGACCGGCTTAGCTACCATCAGGACGGTAGCGATTTGATCGTACTGGTGGATGGTGATCTTGAACAGCAAGTACGGGTTAAAGATCACTTCCTGGGTGGTAATCATGAAATTATGGTTCAGCCTAATGGCGGCTACACGCAAACGGCAGCAGCCATTGCTAATCAGCTAACGGCCTTACCTGGTACAGATAACTCCTCCGGAGAAGATCCTGATACAGGTTCAGGAACCGATACCGGCAATGGTGATACGGGAACTGACGGCGGTGATGGCAATAGCCAACCGGGAGATACTTCACAACCGGCAGAGCCTGGTACTGATCTGTCAGGTGATGACACTGTCACAGGTACCGCTAATGCAGAGGTGTTGGTATCCGGTTCCGGAAATGACACTTTATCCGGGTTAGCCGGTAATGACCGTCTTATAGGCGGTACTGGAGATGATGTATACATCATCGGGGCTGCCAACGGGCTGGATACGGTGATTGATTCTGAAGGCCAGAACATAATCCGTTTCGTTGATGGTATTGGTTTTAATGATGTTGCCAGTGGTCTGGTGAAATCCGGTAACGATTTGATTCTGCGAATCTCAGGATCTGCCACCAATCAGGTGCGAATCGCAAATTTCTTCACTGTTGCGAACACTATCGAAAAGCTGGAGTTTGAAGTGGGTGGCCAGATAACTGCCGCTCAACTGTACGGTGCCTTTGGCAGTGCAGCGCCAACAGCAACGCTTACCTCGGGTGAACTAATGTTTGGTGATGGACAGGCTAATACACTGACAGGTGATACTGCAAATGACATGCTGTTCGGAGGGCGTGGTGACGATACGCTTCAGGGCAATGCCGGTGACGACCAGTTGTTTGGTGGTGCAGGTGATGATGTATACCTGATCGGCGCTTCGCACGGTAAGGACACCATCATTGATACTGAAGGAACGAATATCATTCGTTTTATCGATGGTATTGGTTTTAATGATGTTGCCAGTGGCCTGATGAAATCCGGTAACGATTTGATCCTGCGTGTTGGCAGTGGAGGCGATCAGGTTAAGATAGAGAGCTTCTTCAGTGTGGCGAATACTATTAATAAACTGGAGTTTGAAACTGGCGGGCAAATTACTGCTGCTCAGTTATATGGCGTATTTGGTGCAGCAGCACCAACGGCCACAACGATTACCTATGATGCCCTTACTGGCGTTATTACCGGTACCGCCGGGAATGACACCCTGAATGGCAGCGATGGTAATGATCAGCTCTCAGGAAATGCCGGCAACGATACCTTAGACGGCGGTGCTGGCGATGACCGTTATCTGTTTGGCAAAGATGACGGGCAGGATGTGATTGCTCAGAACGATGCTGATGGTAATGATACGCTGGTTTTCGACGGCAATATTGCAACAGATGAACTCTGGTTTAGCCGTCAGGGTGAAGATCTGCAAATCAATATTGCTGGTACGGATGATCAGGTTACCGTTGATAATTGGTATACAAATGATGGTGCGCAACTGGATGAGATTGAAGTTGGTTCATCCGTGTTGCGTAACAGTCAGGTTAACCAGTTGGTGAATGCCATGGCTGCATATAGCGTGCCTGAAGGGGATGGTGGTGTTATTGCCCAGTCTACCAAGGATGCATTGCAACCTGTACTGACTCAGGTTTGGGAAACCAGATAA